TGGAGGGGGACCCCGTCTTTTCCGAATCCTGGGTCGAGACCTCCTGGCAACAGCGGGGGCGGTCACGCTGGACCGGAGATCACTATGGCTATGGCTGGTTTATCCGCTCCATGGGTGGTCGACGTGTCTATTATGCCTGGGGCTATGGCGGCCAGATGGTTTATGTGATCCCCGAACTGGATGCGACCCTGGTCATCACCTCGGACAGCAGCCAACCCTCCGGAGCCAGCGGTTATGTCCGGCGCCTGCATGCACTTGTGGAACGCAGCTTCTTGCCAGTTTTCGAAGCTGCGTGAGACCGCCGGGCCATTATTTCGAGGGGCGAAGAAGCAGACGGCCGTCGGCGGCGATCTCGGCCGGCTGCCCGCTGTTCAGGCCGGACAGTGCGGTTTCCTGCAACAGAAGGGCGGGCACGGGTGAATGGTCCAGCTCCTCGGCAACGACGCTCCCCAACAGCAGGATGGCGTCCGTCTGTCCCAGCACAAGGCCGGCGGGTGCATGACCGCTGGCAATCAGCTCCAGCAGCACAGACGACGAGGACGACGAGCCGATGGCTCGCGGCAGGACCAGGAGGGTTCCGCTGACGTTTGCACCGCACTGGGGGTGGCGCGTGGAAATGATCTGTCCATTGGCGGGATCGACACCGCCCCAGAAACTGAGCGGTTCTGTCAGGACGAGGAGCGGCCCCTGGGCCGCTCCGGCAATAAGGATTTCACCCTGCAGTTCCATGATTCAGGCGCTCCAGAGGCTCTCGTCACGCACCACGCGCCCGGCGACCGCGCTTTCCACGCAGTCGGAGAGGCTGCCGTAAAGCACGTCATAGCCTGTGTTGCCGGGGGCGTAATGGGCGAACTTGCCGGAGTTGGTCATCAGCACGCCGGAGAAACCTTCCAGGATGGGCGTGACCACCACACAAGTATCGGCAACGATATTGATTCCCGCTCTTTCCAGCTCCTGCAGCAGATCTTCGGCCTCGAGCTGTTCGATCACATGCCGCCCGGTACAGGCATGGAAGGGAACCTGGCTTCTGCGGCCATCCAGCAGGTGTAAAAGCTGTTTGAATTCGGAATGCGAAAAATGCGGGCTGCCCACCGCGATGGCGTCCAGTTCTGTGCCCTCAACGGTTGACAGGCTGTCGCGTGCGACCAGCAGGTCGGCGGCCGTCGGGCGTAGAACCTCAGCTGGCGGCTGGCCCCCAAGGGCTGTCTCTGCGTTAGGCGCTTCGGGGGTCAGTCCGGCGGCATGGAAGAGGGCCACCGAACCACTGGAGGCTGCCGCCGCGCCAAAGGCCTTGAGGTTATCCTCCGAAACGGCTTGTGGCAGGCCGTCGATGACACCGATCGCCTCACCGGCCGCACGGCCATACCAGGCGCCCAGGACCGGAAAGAAGACGTCCAGCTTCTTCAGCTTCTCAGGAATCGCAGAGGTATCGACCAGCAACGTCGCGCGCCGGTTCTCCGGCAGGTGCAGGCCAGTGGCCGGCGCCCGGCCGGTGATGGCGCAGCAGAGGTCGAGGAAATCGCCGTAGCGGTTGCTGCGTGCGCCCAGGATCGAGTTGACGAAGGCCACGGCATTGCTCTCGCCCCAGGCCACGTCCTCGCCACATTCTGGGCGATGGCCGGCCTGGTAGGGGGCGCAGGT
The Fodinicurvata sediminis DSM 21159 genome window above contains:
- a CDS encoding aconitase X swivel domain-containing protein; amino-acid sequence: MELQGEILIAGAAQGPLLVLTEPLSFWGGVDPANGQIISTRHPQCGANVSGTLLVLPRAIGSSSSSSVLLELIASGHAPAGLVLGQTDAILLLGSVVAEELDHSPVPALLLQETALSGLNSGQPAEIAADGRLLLRPSK
- a CDS encoding aconitase X translates to MAVTLTAEEQAIAAGHGGPGRTMALRILAESARLLGAERLIPIASSHIDGCLYHGDSGVAFAEKLVEGGAEVTVPTTLNVGALDLLRPQQVRLDSHQRDMALRLMRAHEALGCRATWTCAPYQAGHRPECGEDVAWGESNAVAFVNSILGARSNRYGDFLDLCCAITGRAPATGLHLPENRRATLLVDTSAIPEKLKKLDVFFPVLGAWYGRAAGEAIGVIDGLPQAVSEDNLKAFGAAAASSGSVALFHAAGLTPEAPNAETALGGQPPAEVLRPTAADLLVARDSLSTVEGTELDAIAVGSPHFSHSEFKQLLHLLDGRRSQVPFHACTGRHVIEQLEAEDLLQELERAGINIVADTCVVVTPILEGFSGVLMTNSGKFAHYAPGNTGYDVLYGSLSDCVESAVAGRVVRDESLWSA